One genomic segment of Hordeum vulgare subsp. vulgare chromosome 2H, MorexV3_pseudomolecules_assembly, whole genome shotgun sequence includes these proteins:
- the LOC123427093 gene encoding transcription factor bHLH153-like, with amino-acid sequence MMMTQVSNHSKRNHTDSYFSGKQQQQQQQAVATAATTTSGSEEFGGMGSKKPRNASPRGGGPISPKEKKDKVGERVAALQQLVSPFGKTDTASVLQEASGYIKFLHQQLEVLSSPYMRPPPAPGAEPEDPEHYSLRNRGLCLVPVEQTLQLTQSNGADLWAPANTTRRT; translated from the exons atgatgatgactcaAGTGTCCAATCACAGCAAGAGGAACCACACCGACAGCTACTTCAGcgggaagcagcagcagcagcagcagcaggccgtcgccaccgccgccaccaccaccagcggcTCGGAGGAGTTCGGGGGCATGGGGTCCAAGAAGCCCAGGAACGCCAGCCCCAGGGGCGGCGGACCCATTTCTCCCAAG gagaagaaggacaaggtcgGCGAGAGAGTGGCGGCGCTGCAGCAGCTCGTGTCGCCGTTCGGGAAG ACGGATACGGCTTCTGTTCTTCAGGAGGCGTCGGGCTACATCAAGTTCCTGCACCAGCAGCTCGAGGTTCTTAGCTCCCCGTACATGCGCCCTCCTCCGGCGCCCGGCGCCGAGCCTGAG GACCCCGAGCACTACAGCCTGCGGAACCGGGGCCTGTGCCTGGTTCCGGTGGAGCAGACGCTGCAGCTGACCCAGAGCAACGGGGCCGACCTCTGGGCGCCGGCGAACACCACCAGGCGCACGTGA